Proteins encoded in a region of the Leptospira montravelensis genome:
- a CDS encoding hybrid sensor histidine kinase/response regulator produces the protein MNEKRVLLAEDELVSATYLKDSLSALGYKVTLANDGKQALEYYLENPFPVVITDYEMPGLNGAELIQELKSEEIEPVIFMLTSHINPKLIVNVMKLGIYDYLVKPLEEQEISIKLKRAFEFYEMKRIETITKRERQLRLEGHLEWIQWKEKMAGVGEFNRLNQNLFESLKNSFCQGAGFGALVTLLKLVSDTTVKEGNHYKIESDLMELIQINTEMAEKALKMFADIDLMVSSPIQFAEISCAEFYDQIQYWLQELKPLLDLKGQQILISDLKPNHTKYKISYNSMFMQNAFKEIITNACKFSESNSKITIVTNVEHDWFKCAVYNQPVLNADGTCGIPLQYENLIFEPFYRLSKNVYDEYGTLDFGLGLSYVDSCFKKHNGKLSVHNVVDHSEWSENPITKVAFQFSLPVNKI, from the coding sequence GTGAACGAAAAAAGAGTGTTATTGGCTGAGGATGAGTTGGTTTCAGCAACATATCTAAAGGATAGTTTGTCCGCTTTGGGTTATAAAGTGACTCTCGCAAACGATGGAAAACAAGCCTTAGAATACTATTTAGAAAATCCATTTCCTGTTGTGATTACTGATTACGAAATGCCTGGTTTGAATGGTGCCGAGTTAATTCAGGAATTAAAATCCGAAGAGATTGAGCCTGTGATTTTTATGTTAACTTCTCATATCAATCCTAAGTTGATTGTTAATGTTATGAAGTTAGGGATTTACGATTATTTAGTAAAACCATTGGAAGAACAAGAAATCTCAATTAAGTTAAAACGTGCATTTGAATTTTATGAAATGAAACGAATTGAAACGATAACAAAAAGAGAAAGGCAACTTCGGTTGGAGGGCCATTTAGAATGGATCCAATGGAAAGAAAAGATGGCTGGCGTTGGTGAGTTCAATCGTCTTAACCAGAATTTATTTGAAAGCTTAAAAAATAGTTTTTGTCAAGGAGCCGGTTTTGGCGCCCTCGTAACATTATTAAAATTAGTATCAGACACGACAGTAAAAGAAGGCAATCACTACAAAATTGAATCTGATTTAATGGAACTTATTCAAATCAATACAGAGATGGCTGAAAAAGCATTAAAAATGTTTGCTGATATTGATCTGATGGTTTCTAGTCCTATACAGTTTGCGGAAATTTCATGTGCCGAATTTTATGATCAAATACAATATTGGCTACAAGAATTAAAACCATTATTGGATTTGAAAGGCCAACAAATTCTGATTAGCGACCTAAAACCAAATCATACAAAATATAAAATATCCTATAACTCTATGTTTATGCAAAACGCATTTAAAGAAATCATAACAAATGCCTGTAAGTTTTCGGAATCGAATTCAAAAATTACTATCGTAACAAATGTAGAACATGATTGGTTTAAATGTGCTGTATATAATCAACCAGTGTTAAATGCAGATGGAACTTGCGGCATACCATTACAATATGAAAATCTAATTTTTGAGCCTTTTTACCGATTATCAAAAAATGTATATGATGAATACGGCACTTTGGATTTTGGATTAGGGTTAAGTTATGTAGACAGTTGTTTTAAAAAACATAATGGGAAATTATCTGTACATAATGTAGTTGATCATTCAGAATGGAGTGAAAATCCAATCACTAAAGTAGCGTTTCAATTTTCGTTACCAGTAAATAAAATTTAA